The Juglans regia cultivar Chandler chromosome 1, Walnut 2.0, whole genome shotgun sequence nucleotide sequence AGGGGTCCGCAAGATCCTCTCCACACCCGACCTCTAATCCTGAAGTAGCAGAAGAGCTGAAAGAATGAAGAAATCAACTCCATTACTGCACCGAGTTTTTAATGGTGATATTCCATTGTCTAGTACCATGAGAAAGTTGCCAGTAATTTGCTACTGAGATCTTCTTACAACGAGAAATCCTAAACATTTTGGGTAAAGTTGCATTTAGGCGCCTATAGCCCTACCACACATCATACCAAAATCTAATCTTTGAACctaaaataggataaaattaGAGAGTTCCCAACCCCTTCCCAATATTTTTCCACACCTGAACTCCCGTAAGACCCACAGCATCCCTAAAGTGACGTTCCCACATGCTACTATAAGTAGGCAAATTGGATATGTATTTCTGTTCAAAGTTATCCAGCAGCCTTTAGAGAGAGAGTCTCTTCCACCCAGCCAATCAACATTCCATCTTCTCGGCGATGCCATCTCTAATTATCTGAGTTTGCAGAGGATATCTTGAAATATTTAGTTTCAATGGCCACCAGCTTTGAATATCCCTTTCGACACATTTTGCATGGAAATTAAGTGTTGTTTTGTCAAATTTGATTTCCACAATTGAAGTCGCTAAGTATGCTTTCTTTTATGAGGCTCCGCTGTAACCCTTTTTGGCATAGTTCTTACAAATATATGTACCACTGCTGTTTCAAGTTATTTTGCCTTgaacattttgttttgtttgggcTTTATCTCAGGGCTTCGCTTAGAGTTGTATCACTTCGGCAGCTTTCCAACAATTTTGCCCAGTTCAATAATGTGCAAATCCCACTCCGTTCGAGAAAGCCACTGACTAAAAAGGTAAAAGGAATgaatcaatatattttcattcatatttgaGATATTGTGGCGGTAAGAATTACTTGTCCTGATATAGGATGTTTTCTCAGGATGCTGCAGCAATTAATGAATGGAGATTTTCCAAGTTAAAGGAATACAGGGACAGAAACGTTGAAGTGGAGGATGAAGCTTTTGACcgatacatgcataatattagTCTACTTGAAGAAGTTTTTTCTGTGAAATCTATTCTTGAAGGGTCCATTGAAGACGAGTCATCTGTTTCAAACCCTAAACCTACTTCTATGGAGGCCAACACTGAGACAATGGTCTCGAGACTGAAGTTGCAGCTAAGATCAAACTCAATAAGAAAAGATAACTTCAGGAGGAGGATTAAACAAATTGTTgatgagggattaaaagagctTCAGAAGCCCGATTTGGATGATGCCATTAATGAACCAAATGACCAAGATGAACAAAATGAAGGAACAAAAAAGGCCAAAATTTCGAAGACTGAGAAGGCATCGACTATAAGTGATCTTATTGATAAGTTGAACAAAGCCCGAAATGAAGAGGATCTTAAATCTTGCTTGGAGATGAAACTACAGCTATTTAATCAGGACACAGTATCTAATCAAACAGGAATTAAAGATGCATCCCTGGAGGATCAGACTCCTATAATTGATTCAGAACCCAGAAAAAAGTTTcattattctttgaaaaaattgattagcACGACAGATATTGATCAAGAAACTCTCAGCAGGATCGATTCGCATTTCTCATCCCTTGAGCAGATAgaaaatttatgatttgttGGAAGGGGTTTTCAAttggagaaaagagttaaggtTAGCTTGTTCAGAAGATCAAATCTCTTAAAGTAACTGTGAAATACTGTACACTGATGTAACATAGTGGATGCAAATATCTTCATGTTGATTGCGGATTCTTATGCAATGTGGCTATAGAATCAAATGCTTAGATATTGATCTGTCTTTATGGGTTTTCTGTTGTGCAAaatggattttcattttgttccttCTTTTAAGTTGCAAACCTACACCTCTCGAATACACTACTGGCTTGCACTAACTGGGAGAAAAACTGAATTAGTATTACCAACACTGGGATTGGTTATTCGGAAGTTAAAATGTCCTAATGATGATGTTCAGTGTTCCAAATAACCAAACCCAATGTTGATAATACTAATTCAGTTTTACACAGCCTATCTAATTATATTCAGattttaatatcttttgagaatttattggatttggatttggatttggaaatGTGTACAGGTTTTaaatttggatgttgaaatcaAGTCATAGCTATCTACTCCAGTCCAAAGTCtaaaccttgtattattccaagtCCCAACATAACAAACAACCAATTCTGATTTGTGCAGGCTGGATGATAGGATACTCTTTGATGTGAATTTCTGCAATTTTATAAAGGAAGATGCCACCGACATGATGGTCTAGAGAAGCAGGTTCCCATtgcttttatatttacatatttgtttgttttcctGAGATTTCCACAAGGTTCTGTTAGTTttgacttttctaaatttgaCTTTCAAGGTTAAATAAAAGGGGTACCATTGCCGTCtaatcttcaaaacaaaaaggaaatatatatatatatatatacatatatattcaggaaaatgaaaaaaatttggtGGCAGCCTCTTTGGGCTATAAGAAAAGTGGGTCAGTAGCAGAAAGAGACTTCAAATTCTCAATCTTGCAAGAAACACCAAAATAATTTGGAATATGTGGTTTTCAAGTGATGTCATATCTCTGATCTATCTGAAAGCTTTCCTCCATTATACATTGCTCTTTAACTCGGTCATGATTGACGGACGGTTTGTTTATAAGCCAATGGAAATGGTGCTCAGCAATTGTCAAGTTAATACTTCTTTTCTATCTATATATTTGGTTCTTTCaattggaattaaaaaaaaaaaaaaaccaaaaacaagtAGTTCTTCTTTTGAGGTCA carries:
- the LOC109011449 gene encoding uncharacterized protein LOC109011449, with translation MAASSPAASHNTTAPTASHNSSHRTDTPPKTLRGLNKPKCQICGNVARSRCPFKSCKSCCSRDQNPCPIHVLKASATVPDKTSSSSTPMFDQQASEASPSGASLRVVSLRQLSNNFAQFNNVQIPLRSRKPLTKKDAAAINEWRFSKLKEYRDRNVEVEDEAFDRYMHNISLLEEVFSVKSILEGSIEDESSVSNPKPTSMEANTETMVSRLKLQLRSNSIRKDNFRRRIKQIVDEGLKELQKPDLDDAINEPNDQDEQNEGTKKAKISKTEKASTISDLIDKLNKARNEEDLKSCLEMKLQLFNQDTVSNQTGIKDASLEDQTPIIDSEPRKKFHYSLKKLISTTDIDQETLSRIDSHFSSLEQIENL